The Pyrus communis chromosome 9, drPyrComm1.1, whole genome shotgun sequence genome has a segment encoding these proteins:
- the LOC137744385 gene encoding uncharacterized protein produces the protein MATRVKNYTLCSRLKQCPKVHIIAIIVCIPIYVLGILFFHDQYKLTPAEPCLRLDSSTVSKLNSSGSELTATWDMTVVSVNPNRVLAISFDSLQVTISYKTDTGDNGRDVLLTTKPVPPPPSPLNTKTSTAHSFKIETVSAYVGDYVANQISEGRARGSVKFVFGMLGYYRYVNTSRWYLTRRRLEFGVFCCWVEFGFSPGNWTGTLTTMDESRACVDDPITVHFK, from the coding sequence ATGGCTACACGAGTGAAAAATTACACTCTTTGTTCTCGCCTCAAACAGTGCCCAAAAGTTCACATCATAGCTATCATCGTCTGTATCCCTATCTACGTGCTGGGAATCCTGTTTTTCCACGACCAATATAAGTTGACTCCCGCAGAGCCCTGTTTACGGCTCGACTCTTCCACCGTGAGCAAACTCAACTCGAGTGGCTCCGAGTTAACCGCCACGTGGGACATGACGGTCGTCTCGGTGAACCCTAATCGCGTGCTTGCCATCTCCTTCGACAGCCTGCAAGTCACCATCTCGTACAAAACGGACACCGGCGACAACGGCAGAGACGTCTTGCTCACAACGAAGCCGGTGCCTCCTCCTCCTTCGCCTTTAAATACAAAAACCTCGACCGCTCACAGCTTCAAGATCGAAACGGTGTCCGCTTATGTAGGCGATTACGTGGCCAATCAAATCTCCGAAGGGAGAGCCCGTGGATCGGTGAAATTCGTGTTTGGCATGCTAGGTTATTATAGGTACGTCAATACTTCGCGGTGGTATTTGACTAGGCGTAGGTTAGAGTTTGGGGTGTTCTGTTGCTGGGTCGAGTTCGGGTTTTCACCGGGTAATTGGACCGGGACATTGACAACGATGGATGAGTCGAGGGCATGCGTGGATGATCCGATAACAGTCCATTTCAAGTAG